GCATATGCTTTAGCATACACCTTCGGATATACTCTTGTAGTATAGTTTAAATCAGCAACGTCATAAATCATTTTTCTTTTCAAAAACTAACTAAAATTTTTTGGTCTTACTTCTATCAATAGAGATAGTTAAATCACAGTTTCTTATGTTGAGTCAAGCTAAACTCAAAGCTTATAGCAATTCTCATATTTATAAGGTAAACCTCAATTAGGCGTGAACCATTAGCCCTAAAGGATACCGCTTCGCGTGACGCGAAGCGGTATCCTTTAGGGCATATGCTTTAGCATACACCTTCGGATATCGCGTCCCATTGGCTATTAGCAAAAACCAGGGTGTCAGACTGTACCTTACGTGAATAAGAACCGCTATAGATTAATAATTAATATTTTTCCTAAGCTGTTTAATATATGCGTCTTTTTAATCAGATTAATTTACAAACTCCAGAAAGTGTTGAGCTAGAGTTTACTTTGGCAGGGATTGGTAATCGCTCTTTTGCTCTAATAATTGATTATCTTGTCTTTGGTTTAACTATTTTATTAGTTTGGATTATTAGTGCTTTTTTGGCTTTTCAGCTTGTTCCTAATCTAGTCGTTAGTGGAGTTTTAGACCTGGTCGAACAATGGATTTTAGCAATTCAATTTATAACTAGCTTTGCTATTTATGTAGATTATTTTGTTGTTTTAGAAACTTTATGGCAAGGACAAACACCAGGAAAAAAATGGACAAAAATTAGAGTTATTCGTGACAATGGCAAACCAGAAAGATTACCTCAAGCAATCTTACGGGCATTACTCAGACCTGTAGATGATATATTATTTGTGGGCGTATTTTTGATTATTTTTTCTCAACAAGAAAAGCGCCTTGGCGACATGGTTGCAGGAACAATAGTAGTTCAAGAAGAACAAGGCTCAAAATTAGCTAATGTTGACATTTCTTCTGAAGCTGAAGATTTAGCAATTCAATTAAGAATAGAATCGGAAATAGCTAATTTATTGCCTGAAGACTATGCCACTATCCGCGATTTCCTCCAGCGGCGAAAAAATATTATGTTGCAATATCAGCACCAATTAAGCCGTAAACTAGCCGAACAAGTTAAAGAAATTATTCTTTTAGATGAGATCCCAGAAGGTTACAGTCATAGTCAATTTTTAGAAGCAACATATTTGGCTTATCAACAAAACAATAATTATTGAATGGAAGAGGTAAAGCGTTACTTTATTTATTCTGTAAAAGCTTGAACTCTACCATCAGGATTTAATAGTAGACGAACTGTAGCTGATTGTGACTCGTCAAGAGGCGAAACAAATGATTCGCCGTTTACAGGAATATTGCTCTGCTTTAGATATAGTTGAGAAGCTTTACCCAAAGCAACTACCCTTTTGATTGAACCATCGGCATTGAGCAGCAATCGGTATTCAAGACTTTGTTTTAAATCCTCTGGGGGCTGCCACTTCTGCTGAAAATAAACAATAACTTCCTGTATCTGACTTGGTTGAGAACGAGAATCTTTTAAAACGTCAGATTTAGCCAAGCCCGCAATTTTCTCTGTTGTTGTGGAATTTGCTTCTTGCTTCTCTTTGGTTGTGTTAGGAACTACAATTGTTGATTCGGTTGGTTGAGCAGCAATTTCTTTTTGTATTGAATTATTTAGTCCAGACTGACGAACTACATCAGATAAGGGATAGTCGGCAGGATCGGGTATGTTTGGTTTGGGTTTCGGGGTGTCTACGGCGGGAGGTGGCGGTAGTCTCTTGGCAGAAGTAAGCGGTTGTGTCAGCTGGGGTTTAGAGATCGATTTAACTGTCTCTGGTGCTTGAGGTGGAATAACCTCATTTAATTCGGGAATTTCTGCTGGAGGTTGGGACTCAGATTCTGGAGACGAAGCTTTGTTAGAGATTGATTGCGATCTAAGCAAAATCGTAGTGATACCTAGCGCAGCGATCGCCACGGCAGCTATTCCACCCCAAACAGGGATGAGCTTTTTTGTAGCTGACACCTGCTTTTCTGGTAGAGTAGCAATTTCGGTCTGATATGCTTCTAATGCAGTTACTAAATCAAATAGCTGCACTGTGCTAAGTTTTATTTGCTCGGCTTTGCCATCATGAATTAAAGAACCAAAAAAAAGTTCATGATTGACCAATCCTTGGGGTTTTAAATAAGGCTGATTATTTTGAATCAGTTCTCGATTGAGATTTACATTGCTATCTATTGGCTGAAATGAAGCTTGTAAATATTTTTGTACGTACCGAGCGATCGCTACTTGAAGCAGTTCTAAATCTTGGCGATCGCCTTGAAGCGTTACCTGATTTGAAGTCATTTCGCGTGGATCGTCAAATCTTAGCTCAAATTTCCAGTTTTTTGCTAAATTTTGCTTTTTCCAGCCCGAAAGAAGCGATTTTTTGCCTCTAATTTCTAAAGTACAGGTGGGTGGAGTGAAGCGATGTATGGAAGAAGACATGATTTAACTGATATTTTCCCAGCTTTATTTAGATATTCCAGCAGCATCAAAGATAGCAATCCCAAGTAAACTAGGGCCATTTTGACCACTGTAAAACAGCAGAGCGATCAATAGTTTCCAAGCTAAGGGCGATAAGGTTTGAGGCGAAATCTTTTGAGAATTACTAATTCTGGCTTGATAGTAATTAATAAATCGCTCTAGATAATTGCTTAGTAAAGCAGTTTGCTCGGGAACTTTGTTTTGTTGGGTTGCTTGCTCCAATAAGCCGACTCCTCGACGCAGCAATTCTTGATGCTGGTTGGCTAAATAGCAAATAATTAATGCCAGCGATCGCGCTACTTCTAGATCTAGTTTTTTGTCTGCCGAACAAGTATGTTTAGGCTCACTTGTTTCGAGATCAGTAATGCGATTGGGCGCAGCCCACGCTCCGCGATCGCCAATTATCGATTCTAAGTTTAAATCTTTTGCAGCCTGTAAAATAGCTTCTGAACTAATATCGGCGATCGCCTCTAAAGCTAATAGAACCAGATCTAAATGATATTTAATCTTATCTAATTGACTATTATTGGTAGCCTTTAAGTCAGCTAGTTCTTGCCATTGGGAGGAAACATAATCTGCTTTCATATTAGGTAACATAATAACCTAAAGCGAATTAATCTCAATTTCAATTGGTTTTTTTCATCAAAGCTTTATTGATTATTTTACAAACAATATTATTTCTTAACCTAAAGTCTGTCCAGCATAAATGATAATATAAAGATATCAAACCTAAGATGTATTTTTAAATTAAGATGACATTTTACTTAACTGGTGCTGGTGCATACTGTGTTTTTCTACTGTTATGCAAGTTTAAAGATCGAGAGTGTTCTAAAACAGACCCTACATCCTGGATAGTAGTCGCGATCGCATCAGCTTTGTGGATCGTAGTCATGCCGATATCATTGAGCGAAATACGTACTAAAGCCCGAACCAAAGCTAGGACAGCAAAGCGTTATGCTATGGTAAAGCCAGTGAATTCGGTTGAAAATTTACATCAGATCGAAACTGTTTACCAGAGATATTAATTTGATTCAAATACTATCCTCTAGAGCAATAAATCTTAATCATTAAATCTCTTATATCCTTGAATATTCACAGTTAAATAGTTGATTAAAGTTATTTATATTTAATAGCTAATTGCTACATAATATAGCTTAATTTGAGCGTTAATCTGATTAAACTGCGGTCAAGCTATAAATTATTTAACCCTGTTTTACAAAAAGCATGAACAGGGCTTATGTCAATGTTTTCCAATCAAAAAGTGTTTCAGCAAGTGTTTCAGCAAAATAGGCAACATTAGGCAGTTACATTCTATTCAGTGGTTTCAGGTGCTACTTCTCCAGGAGTAATTTCGGCGGCAGTACAGCTTCTCATGGCTTCTTCAGCAGATATGTTAGCAATACTAGCAAGGTCGAGAGTGCATTCGGCATGGCGTTCGGGCAACAAGCTACGGCGACAAGTATCTAAAGCTATTGCCGCTCCCGTTTCTAAACCAGCACTAATAGTCGTAACGCAGCCAGCAAGTTCATCAGGTCTACGAACACGATAGCAGGCTTGTAGAGCGTCATTTCCTTCAACATTAGTTCCTGTTTTAATCTCCTCTACACAAGCAGCAAGATCCTCAGGCTCTAAAGCATCAGAACAAGCGATCGCTGCGGGCGATTTCTGCACGCCACTTAAGATCAGGCTATCGGCACAAG
Above is a genomic segment from Coleofasciculaceae cyanobacterium containing:
- a CDS encoding RDD family protein, with the translated sequence MRLFNQINLQTPESVELEFTLAGIGNRSFALIIDYLVFGLTILLVWIISAFLAFQLVPNLVVSGVLDLVEQWILAIQFITSFAIYVDYFVVLETLWQGQTPGKKWTKIRVIRDNGKPERLPQAILRALLRPVDDILFVGVFLIIFSQQEKRLGDMVAGTIVVQEEQGSKLANVDISSEAEDLAIQLRIESEIANLLPEDYATIRDFLQRRKNIMLQYQHQLSRKLAEQVKEIILLDEIPEGYSHSQFLEATYLAYQQNNNY
- a CDS encoding DUF4335 domain-containing protein, which codes for MSSSIHRFTPPTCTLEIRGKKSLLSGWKKQNLAKNWKFELRFDDPREMTSNQVTLQGDRQDLELLQVAIARYVQKYLQASFQPIDSNVNLNRELIQNNQPYLKPQGLVNHELFFGSLIHDGKAEQIKLSTVQLFDLVTALEAYQTEIATLPEKQVSATKKLIPVWGGIAAVAIAALGITTILLRSQSISNKASSPESESQPPAEIPELNEVIPPQAPETVKSISKPQLTQPLTSAKRLPPPPAVDTPKPKPNIPDPADYPLSDVVRQSGLNNSIQKEIAAQPTESTIVVPNTTKEKQEANSTTTEKIAGLAKSDVLKDSRSQPSQIQEVIVYFQQKWQPPEDLKQSLEYRLLLNADGSIKRVVALGKASQLYLKQSNIPVNGESFVSPLDESQSATVRLLLNPDGRVQAFTE
- a CDS encoding DUF3038 domain-containing protein; this translates as MLPNMKADYVSSQWQELADLKATNNSQLDKIKYHLDLVLLALEAIADISSEAILQAAKDLNLESIIGDRGAWAAPNRITDLETSEPKHTCSADKKLDLEVARSLALIICYLANQHQELLRRGVGLLEQATQQNKVPEQTALLSNYLERFINYYQARISNSQKISPQTLSPLAWKLLIALLFYSGQNGPSLLGIAIFDAAGISK